A genome region from Hevea brasiliensis isolate MT/VB/25A 57/8 chromosome 7, ASM3005281v1, whole genome shotgun sequence includes the following:
- the LOC110655661 gene encoding xyloglucan galactosyltransferase MUR3: MRRRPAASVPFEQMDKGTGKNQQNRLCLLASLSAFFWILLLYFHFVVLGGNTVDESVKLEALSLNTESKTPTLVTDARLTNTPSKTTPLIDASLKNTPSSSSSQKTETFPFMRALRTIENKSDPCGGKYIYAHDLPPRFNEDMLKECRSLSLWTNMCKFTSNAGLGPPLENVEGVFSNTGWYATNQFAVDVIFSNRMKQYECLTNDSSIAAAIFVPFYAGFDIARYLWGYNISTRDAASLDLVDWLMKRPEWGIMGGRDHFLVAGRITWDFRRLTDEESDWGNKLLFLPAAKNMSMLVVESSPWNANDFGIPYPTYFHPAKDDDVFTWQERMRNLERKWLFSFAGAPRPDNPKSIRGQIIDQCKKSKVGKLLECDFGESKCHSPSSIMQMFQSSLFCLQPQGDSYTRRSAFDSMLAGCIPVFFHPGSAYTQYTWHLPKNYTTFSVFIPEDDIRKRNVSIEEVLSKIPPEQVKIMREKVISLIPGLIYADPRSELETLKDAFDVAVQAVIDKVTRLRRNLIEGRTEYDNFVEENSWKYELLDEGQRKVGAHEWDPFFSKPKDGNSDSGGSSAEAAKNSWKNEQRDQS, encoded by the coding sequence ATGAGACGCCGCCCTGCGGCGAGTGTCCCTTTTGAGCAAATGGATAAAGGGACTGGCAAAAATCAGCAGAACCGGCTTTGTTTGTTGGCTTCTCTTTCTGCGTTCTTCTGGATTCTACTGTTGTATTTCCATTTTGTTGTATTAGGAGGTAATACTGTTGATGAATCTGTTAAATTAGAGGCGCTTTCACTAAACACAGAATCAAAAACTCCAACCCTTGTAACCGATGCCCGTTTGACAAACACCCCCTCCAAAACTACGCCCTTGATAGATGCGTCATTGAAAAATACCCCCAGTAGCAGTAGTAGTCAAAAGACGGAGACTTTTCCGTTCATGAGGGCTTTGAGAACCATAGAGAATAAGAGTGATCCTTGCGGAGGAAAGTATATTTATGCCCATGATTTGCCTCCTAGGTTCAATGAGGATATGTTGAAGGAGTGTAGGAGTTTGAGTCTTTGGACCAATATGTGTAAGTTCACTAGTAATGCTGGGTTGGGACCCCCACTGGAGAATGTTGAAGGGGTGTTTTCAAATACAGGGTGGTATGCCACAAATCAGTTTGCAGTGGATGTGATATTCAGTAATAGGATGAAGCAGTATGAGTGCTTAACGAATGATTCTTCTATTGCTGCAGCAATTTTTGTGCCATTTTATGCTGGGTTTGATATTGCAAGGTATCTTTGGGGGTATAATATCTCAACGAGGGATGCTGCTTCCCTTGATTTGGTCGATTGGCTTATGAAGAGGCCAGAGTGGGGGATTATGGGAGGCAGGGATCATTTTCTCGTGGCAGGGAGGATAACATGGGATTTCAGGAGGTTAACAGATGAGGAATCGGACTGGGGCAACAAACTACTCTTTTTACCCGCTGCAAAAAATATGTCAATGCTTGTGGTTGAATCGAGTCCATGGAATGCGAATGATTTTGGCATTCCTTATCCTACCTATTTCCATCCTGCGAAGGATGATGATGTGTTTACATGGCAAGAGCGAATGAGGAATTTAGAAAGAAAATGGCTTTTCTCTTTTGCTGGGGCACCACGCCCCGATAACCCCAAATCAATCAGAGGGCAGATCATAGATCAGTGTAAGAAGTCAAAGGTGGGCAAACTGTTGGAATGTGATTTTGGAGAGAGCAAATGTCATTCTCCAAGCAGTATAATGCAGATGTTTCAGAGCTCCCTGTTCTGCTTACAACCTCAGGGTGATTCATATACACGAAGGTCAGCTTTTGACTCGATGTTGGCAGGTTGCATTCCTGTCTTCTTCCATCCTGGCTCAGCTTACACACAATATACTTGGCATCTCCCCAAGAATTATACTACTTTTTCAGTGTTCATTCCAGAGGATGATATCCGCAAAAGAAATGTTAGCATTGAGGAAGTGCTAAGTAAGATCCCTCCTGAGCAGGTGAAGATCATGAGGGAGAAAGTCATAAGTCTCATCCCAGGGCTTATATATGCAGATCCTCGCTCAGAATTGGAGACTCTTAAAGATGCTTTTGATGTTGCTGTTCAGGCGGTCATTGACAAAGTTACAAGGTTGAGGAGAAACCTTATTGAGGGCCGTACAGAATATGATAATTTTGTGGAGGAGAACAGTTGGAAGTATGAATTATTGGATGAAGGACAGCGCAAGGTGGGAGCTCATGAATGGGATCCCTTCTTCTCAAAGCCAAAGGATGGCAATAGTGATTCTGGTGGTTCATCTGCAGAAGCTGCGAAGAACTCATGGAAGAATGAGCAGAGAGATCAATCATGA
- the LOC110655662 gene encoding NADH dehydrogenase [ubiquinone] 1 alpha subcomplex subunit 9, mitochondrial, whose translation MQAISRRLGHQALCPAASTASLKSIYPLYYGADHPRYGSTLAPKGVGHLVRKGTGGRSSVSGIVATVFGATGFLGRYLVQQLAKMGSQVLVPFRGSEDCHRHLKLMGDLGQIVPMKYDPRDENSIKAVMAKANVVINLIGREYDTRNYSFEEVNHGLAEQLAMIAKEHGGIMRFIQVSCLGASPSSASRMLKAKAAAEEAVLRELPEATVMKPAVMIGTEDRIMNRWAHFVKKYSFLPLIGDGSTKIQPVYVVDVAAAIVAALKDDGTSMGKVYELGGPEIFTVHELADLMFDTIREWPRYVKVPFPIAKLLATPREVLLNKVPFPLPTPNIFNLDEINALTVDTLVSENALTFHDLGIVPHKLKGYPVEFLISYRKGGPQFGSTVSERVSPDSFR comes from the exons ATGCAGGCGATTTCCAGGCGTTTGGGGCACCAAGCTCTGTGTCCCGCTGCTTCAACTGCGTCTCTCAAATCAATTTACCCTCTCT ATTACGGAGCTGATCATCCACGATATGGATCTACTCTCGCTCCCAAAGGTGTGGGCCACCTCGTTCGAAAGGGTACTGGTGGAAGATCATCTGTTAG TGGCATCGTTGCTACAGTTTTTGGAGCTACAGGATTCCTTGGTCGTTACCTTGTGCAGCAACTTG CTAAAATGGGATCTCAAGTGTTAGTTCCTTTCCGAGGTTCTGAGGATTGTCATCGCCATCTCAAATTGATGGGTGATTTGGGTCAG ATAGTACCAATGAAGTATGACCCAAGGGATGAAAATTCAATTAAGGCGGTTATGGCAAAGGCCAATGTTGTTATTAATCTAATTG GAAGGGAATATGACACAAGAAACTACAGCTTTGAGGAAGTGAACCATGGTTTGGCTGAACAACTTGCAATG ATTGCGAAAGAGCATGGAGGTATCATGAGATTTATTCAAGTTTCATGCTTAGGAGCATCGCCTTCATCTGCATCAAGGATGCTAAAAGCTAAAGCTGCTGCAGAAGAAGCTGTGTTAAGAGAACTGCCTGAG GCCACAGTCATGAAACCTGCTGTTATGATTGGTACAGAGGATCGAATTATGAACCGGTGGGCACATTTTGTAAAAAAATATTCATTTCTTCCCTTGATTGGAGATGGATCTACTAA AATTCAACCTGTATATGTTGTTGATGTAGCTGCTGCAATTGTTGCAGCCTTGAAAGATGATGGAACCAGCATGGGAAAAGTTTACGAGCTTGGTGGACCTGAAATCTTTACTGTTCATGAATTG GCAGATCTTATGTTCGACACAATTCGTGAATGGCCTCGCTATGTCAAAGTTCCCTTTCCCATTGCGAAG CTGCTAGCAACACCACGAGAAGTATTACTTAACAAGGTTCCATTTCCGTTACCCACACCTAACATATTCAATTTGGATGAGATCAATGCCCTTACTGTGGATACATTGGTGTCTGAAAATG CTTTAACATTTCATGATCTTGGGATTGTGCCACATAAGTTGAAGGGATACCCTGTTGAGTTTCTTATCTCATATCGCAAGGGTGGGCCACAATTTGGTTCTACGGTCAGTGAAAGGGTATCCCCAGATTCTTTTCGATAA